In one Fusarium keratoplasticum isolate Fu6.1 chromosome 5, whole genome shotgun sequence genomic region, the following are encoded:
- a CDS encoding MFS domain-containing protein, which produces MSKYVGDTVFGQLVRLLSKRQLLKFPDEINPKIYEQFVKRHTDSSFNSKIPEKEGDLEEKKTSQHNGQNDAIPDENGLGQNATGIVLVDWHGKGDPENPQNWSGSRKLLVTFQICILNFGIYIGSSIYTPGELSVMEFGANEIVATLGLSLFVLGYGLGPMLFSPMSEMPQIGRSRIYFWTLFAFVLLELPTGYATNMAMLLVFRFLTGFFGGPVLATGGATIMDMYPPVEVPYWIGIFGSVGILGPVMGPLIGGFAAQAKGWRWTIWELTWLCAAVLTMIFFLMPETSQANILYRRAKRLRATTGDSRLKSQSEIDAEGVTVKDNLIVLARAFTLTFSEPVVFFVDLYCALIYGILYLWFESFPLVFGDIYGFNIGLQGLVFLGIFVGGVLTLPCYLYWIQKHLVPTLTQPPIRPEVVLPPTFFGAVALPICLFWYGWTARSSIHWMVPLVGSGSFTVSIITLFMPVLSYLGMAYPQYTASVLAGNALFRASCGVVFPLFARALFRNLGIGPGNSLLGGLSILFIPIPFILFYCGEKLRHRSKNAAHAV; this is translated from the exons ATGAGCAAGTACGTTGGAGACACTGTCTTTGGACAGCTTGTCCGCTTGTTATCAAAACGCCAACTGCTCAAATTTCCGGATGAAATCAATCCCAAGATTTATGAACAGTTTGTTAAAAGACACACCGACAGTTCCTTTAACTCGAAGATCCCGGAAAAGGAGGGGGATcttgaagaaaagaagacaTCTCAGCACAACGGCCAGAATGATGCGATACCAGATGAGAACGGCCTAGGCCAGAACGCCACAGGTATTGTTCTTGTCGACTGGCATGGAAAAGGTGACCCAGAG AACCCCCAAAACTGGTCCGGCTCGCGCAAGCTCCTGGTGACGTTTCAAATTTGCATCCTCAACTTTGGCATCTACATCGGGAGCTCCATCTACACGCCCGGTGAACTAAGTGTCATGGAGTTCGGTGCCAATGAGATTGTGGCGACACTTGGACTCTCGCTGTTTGTTCT TGGTTACGGCCTTGGCCCCATGCTCTTTTCGCCCATGTCTGAAATGCCACAGATTGGTCGGAGCAGGATTTACTTCTGGACCCTCTTCGCCTTTGTCTTGTTGGAACTGCCGACGGGTTATGCAACAAACATGGCCATGCTGCTCGTCTTTCGATTTCTTACGGGCTTCTTTGGTGGTCCCGTTCTCGCAACCGGAGGGGCGACAATCATGGACATGTACCCTCCAGTGGAGGTGCCGTACTGGATCGGCATCTTTGGCTCGGTGGGAATTCTAGGTCCAGTCATGGGTCCTCTCATAGGAGGCTTCGCTGCTCAGGCTAAGGGTTGGCGCTGGACTATCTGGGAACTGACCTGGCTTTGCGCTGCAGTCCTGACCATGATATTCTTCTTGATGCCCGAGACCAGTCAAGCCAACATTCTCTATCGCAGGGCGAAGCGATTGAGAGCTACGACGGGTGATTCGAGGCTGAAGAGCCAGTCAGAGATCGATGCCGAAGGAGTCACTGTCAAGGATAATCTCATTGTCTTGGCAAGAGCTTTTACTCTGACGTTTTCCGAGCCGGTCGTATTCTTTGTGGACCTTTATTGCGCACTCATATACGGCATTCTTTACCTTTGGTTTGAATCATTCCCATTGGTATTTGGGGACATCTATGGGTTCAACATTGGCCTTCAAGGGCTTGTCTTTCTCGGCATTTTCGTTGGAGGAGTTCTCACCTTGCCCTGCTACCTATACTGGATCCAAAAACACCTGGTTCCGACTCTCACACAGCCGCCAATTCGTCCAGAGGTAGTTCTACCGCCGACATTTTTCGGGGCCGTCGCCCTTCCTATCTGCCTCTTTTGGTATGGATGGACAGCGCGCTCGAGCATTCACTGGATGGTGCCACTGGTTGGGTCTGGGTCTTTCACTGTTAGTATCATTACGCTGTTTATGCCGGTCCTCAGCTATCTGGGCATGGCGTATCCTCAATACACGGCCTCGGTGCTTGCTGGGAATGCCCTCTTTAGGGCTTCTTGCGGTGTTGTTTTCCCCCTCTTT GCGCGGGCTTTGTTTCGGAATTTGGGTATTGGTCCTGGTAACTCTCTCCTGGGTGGACTGTCGATTCTGTTCATCCCGATCCCTTTTATCCTTTTCTAT TGTGGTGAAAAGCTTCGCCATCGTAGCAAGAATGCAGCACACGCTGTCTAA